A stretch of Pseudomonas sp. LS.1a DNA encodes these proteins:
- the rloA gene encoding retropepsin-like aspartic peptidase RloA gives MRLTPALLLLCLTLLPALGQAAGKTVYGLNEYARLGDLDLEVAAKLDTGAKTASLSARDIKRFKRNGESWVRFYLAIDAAHSHPIERPLARVSKIKRRAGDYDAESGKAYTARPVIELEICMGQAVRTIEVNLTDRSAFQFPLLIGSEALKHFDALVDPSLKYAAGKPACATEAPKAE, from the coding sequence ATGAGACTTACACCCGCATTATTGCTGCTCTGCCTCACCCTGCTGCCGGCCCTTGGCCAGGCTGCAGGCAAGACCGTGTACGGTCTCAACGAATATGCACGCCTGGGCGACCTGGACCTGGAAGTGGCCGCCAAGCTCGACACCGGCGCCAAGACCGCGTCGCTCAGCGCCCGCGACATCAAGCGTTTCAAGCGCAATGGCGAAAGCTGGGTGCGCTTCTACCTGGCCATCGACGCCGCCCATTCGCACCCCATCGAACGCCCGCTGGCACGTGTAAGCAAGATCAAGCGCCGGGCCGGCGACTATGATGCTGAATCGGGCAAGGCCTACACCGCACGCCCGGTCATCGAACTTGAAATCTGCATGGGCCAGGCCGTGCGCACCATCGAAGTCAACCTCACCGACCGCAGCGCCTTCCAGTTCCCGCTGCTGATCGGCTCCGAGGCGCTCAAGCACTTCGACGCGCTGGTCGACCCAAGCCTTAAATACGCGGCCGGCAAACCTGCCTGTGCCACCGAAGCTCCCAAAGCAGAGTAA
- a CDS encoding GntR family transcriptional regulator — MQDLSTPSPVLADETETLSENVFRRIQAAIVKGDIAPGSKISEPELARTYGISRGPLREAIHRLEGQRLLVRVPHVGARVVSLNHAELIELYEIRESLEGMACRLAAERMSQADIDELRRVLDTHERDAAFQAGLGYYQQEGDYDFHYRIIQGSGNQTLVKMLCGELYQLVRMYRIQFSATPNRPRQAFAEHHRILDAIADRDGELAELLMRRHIGASKRNIERHYLDAHNNSPRGEK, encoded by the coding sequence ATGCAGGACCTCTCCACCCCCAGCCCGGTGCTGGCTGACGAAACGGAAACCTTGTCCGAAAACGTCTTCCGGCGCATCCAGGCGGCCATCGTCAAGGGCGATATCGCCCCCGGCAGCAAGATTTCCGAGCCGGAGCTGGCGCGTACCTACGGCATCAGCCGCGGGCCGCTGCGCGAGGCCATCCACCGCCTCGAAGGCCAGCGCCTGCTGGTGCGCGTGCCGCATGTGGGGGCGCGGGTGGTGTCGCTCAACCACGCCGAACTGATCGAGCTGTACGAAATTCGCGAATCGCTGGAAGGCATGGCCTGCCGCCTGGCTGCCGAACGCATGAGCCAGGCCGACATCGACGAACTGCGCCGTGTGCTCGACACCCACGAGCGCGATGCCGCGTTCCAGGCCGGCCTGGGCTATTACCAGCAGGAAGGCGACTACGACTTCCATTACCGGATCATCCAGGGCAGCGGTAACCAGACCCTGGTCAAGATGCTCTGCGGCGAGCTGTACCAGCTGGTGCGCATGTACCGCATCCAGTTTTCCGCCACGCCCAATCGGCCACGCCAGGCCTTTGCCGAACACCACCGCATTCTCGATGCCATCGCCGACCGTGACGGCGAGCTGGCCGAACTCCTGATGCGCCGCCACATCGGCGCGTCCAAGCGCAATATCGAGCGTCACTACCTGGACGCCCACAACAACAGCCCACGAGGTGAGAAATGA
- the prpB gene encoding methylisocitrate lyase has translation MTVKSTPGQRFRDAVAAEHPLQVVGAINANHALLAKRAGFKAIYLSGGGVAAGSLGLPDLGISGLDDVLTDVRRITDVCDLPLLVDVDTGFGASAFNVARTVRSMSKFGAAAIHIEDQVGAKRCGHRPNKEIVSQQEMVDRIKAAVDARTDDSFVIMARTDALAVEGLNAALDRAAACVEAGADMIFPEAITELQMYKTFADRVKAPILANITEFGATPLYTTEELASVDVSLVLYPLSAFRAMNKAAENVYTALRRDGTQKNVIDTMQTRMELYDAIGYHAFEQSLDALFAQKKG, from the coding sequence ATGACTGTGAAGAGCACCCCCGGTCAGCGTTTCCGCGACGCCGTTGCCGCTGAACATCCGCTGCAGGTGGTTGGCGCCATCAACGCCAACCATGCCCTGCTGGCCAAGCGCGCCGGCTTCAAGGCCATCTACCTGTCCGGTGGCGGCGTCGCCGCCGGTTCGCTGGGCCTGCCGGACCTGGGCATCAGTGGCCTGGACGACGTGCTCACCGACGTGCGCCGCATCACCGACGTGTGCGACCTGCCGCTGCTGGTGGATGTCGACACCGGTTTCGGTGCCTCGGCCTTCAACGTCGCCCGTACCGTGCGCTCGATGAGCAAGTTCGGCGCTGCCGCCATCCATATCGAGGATCAGGTTGGCGCCAAGCGCTGCGGCCACCGCCCGAACAAGGAAATCGTCAGCCAGCAGGAAATGGTCGACCGCATCAAGGCCGCAGTCGATGCCCGTACCGATGACAGTTTCGTGATCATGGCGCGTACCGACGCCCTGGCCGTCGAGGGCTTGAACGCTGCCCTGGACCGCGCCGCCGCCTGCGTCGAGGCTGGCGCCGACATGATCTTCCCGGAAGCCATCACCGAACTGCAGATGTACAAGACCTTTGCCGACCGGGTGAAGGCACCGATCCTGGCCAACATCACCGAGTTTGGCGCGACGCCGTTGTATACCACCGAAGAGCTGGCCTCGGTCGACGTGTCGCTGGTGCTGTACCCGCTGTCGGCGTTCCGCGCCATGAACAAGGCGGCCGAGAACGTGTACACCGCGCTGCGCCGTGACGGTACGCAGAAGAACGTGATCGACACCATGCAGACCCGCATGGAACTCTACGATGCCATTGGTTATCACGCCTTCGAGCAGAGCCTCGATGCGTTGTTTGCCCAGAAGAAGGGCTGA
- the prpC gene encoding bifunctional 2-methylcitrate synthase/citrate synthase — protein sequence MAEAKVLSGAGLRGQVAGQTALSTVGQAGAGLTYRGYDVRDLAAGAEFEEVAYLLLYGELPSKAELADYKRKLKGLRDLPQALKEVLERIPRDAHPMDVMRTGCSVLGTLEPELTFEAQRDKTDRLLALFPAVMCYWYRFTHDGVRIDCTSDEDTLGGHFLHLLHGKKPSELHVKVMNVSLILYAEHEFNASTFTARVCASTLSDLYSCVTAAIGSLRGPLHGGANEAAMELIERFQSPQEATAELLRMLERKDKIMGFGHAIYKESDPRNEVIKGWSKQLADEVGDKVLYPVSEAIDKTMWEQKRLFPNADFYHASAYHFMGIPTKLFTPIFVCSRLTGWAAHVFEQRANNRIIRPSAEYVGVEQRQFVPIEQR from the coding sequence ATGGCCGAAGCAAAAGTACTCAGTGGCGCAGGCCTGCGCGGCCAGGTGGCCGGCCAGACCGCGCTGTCGACCGTGGGCCAGGCCGGTGCCGGGCTGACCTACCGTGGTTACGACGTGCGTGACCTGGCCGCCGGTGCCGAGTTCGAGGAGGTCGCCTACCTGCTGCTGTACGGTGAGCTGCCGAGCAAGGCCGAGCTGGCCGACTACAAGCGCAAGCTCAAGGGCCTGCGTGACCTGCCTCAAGCCCTGAAGGAAGTGCTCGAGCGCATCCCGCGTGACGCCCACCCGATGGACGTGATGCGCACGGGTTGCTCGGTGCTGGGCACCCTGGAGCCCGAACTGACCTTCGAGGCCCAGCGCGACAAGACCGACCGCCTGCTGGCGCTGTTCCCGGCGGTGATGTGCTATTGGTACCGCTTCACCCACGACGGCGTGCGCATCGACTGCACCAGTGACGAAGACACCCTCGGTGGCCACTTCCTGCACTTGCTGCACGGCAAGAAGCCGAGCGAGTTGCACGTCAAGGTGATGAACGTGTCGCTGATTCTCTACGCCGAGCACGAGTTCAACGCCTCGACCTTCACCGCCCGCGTCTGCGCCTCGACCCTGTCCGACCTGTACTCCTGCGTCACCGCGGCCATCGGTTCGCTGCGCGGCCCGCTGCACGGTGGTGCCAACGAGGCAGCGATGGAGCTGATCGAGCGCTTCCAGAGCCCGCAGGAAGCCACTGCCGAGCTGCTGCGCATGCTCGAGCGCAAGGACAAGATCATGGGCTTTGGCCATGCCATCTATAAAGAGTCCGACCCGCGCAACGAGGTGATCAAGGGCTGGTCGAAGCAACTGGCTGACGAAGTGGGCGACAAGGTGCTGTACCCGGTTTCCGAAGCCATCGACAAGACCATGTGGGAGCAGAAGCGCCTGTTCCCCAACGCCGACTTCTACCATGCTTCGGCGTACCACTTCATGGGCATCCCGACCAAGCTGTTCACCCCGATCTTCGTCTGCTCGCGCCTGACTGGCTGGGCGGCGCACGTCTTCGAGCAGCGTGCCAACAACCGCATCATCCGCCCGAGCGCCGAGTATGTCGGCGTCGAGCAGCGCCAGTTCGTACCGATCGAACAGCGCTGA
- the acnD gene encoding Fe/S-dependent 2-methylisocitrate dehydratase AcnD translates to MNTAFRKHLPGTDLDYFDARAAVEAIKPGAYDGLPYTSRVLAENLVRRCDPATLDASLGQLIERKRDLDFPWFPARVVCHDILGQTALVDLAGLRDAIADKGGDPAQVNPVVPVQLIVDHSLAVECGGFDPQAFEKNRAIEDRRNEDRFHFINWTKKAFKNVDVIQPGNGIMHQINLEKMSPVIHNDRGVAYPDTCVGTDSHTPHVDALGVIAIGVGGLEAENVMLGRASWMRLPEIVGVELTGKLAPNITATDLVLALTEFLRKQKVVGAYLEFHGEGARALTLGDRATISNMAPEYGATAAMFAIDQQTIDYLRLTGREEQQVKLVETYAKATGLWADSLGGAVYERTLSFDLSSVVRNMAGPSNPHARVATSDLAAKGIAGSWEEVPGQMPDGAVIIAAITSCTNTSNPRNVIAAGLLARNANKLGLVRKPWVKSSLAPGSKAVQLYLEEAGLEKELEQLGFGIVAFACTTCNGMSGALDPVIQQEIIDRDLYATAVLSGNRNFDGRIHPYAKQAFLASPPLVVAYAIAGTIRFDIEKDVLGVVDGKEIRLKDIWPSDEEIDAVVRAAVKPEQFRKVYIPMFAIEEDRGPKVAPLYDWRPMSTYIRRPPYWEGALAGERTLRGMRPLAVLPDNITTDHLSPSNAIMLDSAAGEYLAKMGLPEEDFNSYATHRGDHLTAQRATFANPKLFNEMVRKEDGSVKQGSLARIEPEGKVTRMWEAIETYMDRKQPLIIVAGADYGQGSSRDWAAKGVRLAGVEAIVAEGFERIHRTNLVGMGVLPLEFKPGTDRKTLGLDGSETYDVLGARTPRATLTLVVTRANGERLEVPVTCRLDTAEEVSIYEAGGVLQRFAQDFLEATA, encoded by the coding sequence ATGAACACTGCATTCCGCAAGCACCTGCCAGGCACCGACCTGGACTACTTCGATGCCCGCGCGGCGGTCGAGGCCATCAAGCCCGGCGCCTACGACGGCCTGCCTTACACTTCCCGCGTACTCGCCGAAAACCTGGTGCGCCGCTGCGACCCGGCTACCCTCGACGCCTCGCTGGGCCAGCTGATCGAGCGCAAGCGCGACCTCGACTTCCCGTGGTTCCCGGCGCGTGTGGTGTGCCATGACATTCTCGGCCAGACTGCGCTGGTCGACCTCGCCGGCCTGCGTGACGCCATTGCCGACAAAGGCGGCGACCCGGCCCAGGTCAACCCGGTGGTACCGGTACAGCTGATCGTCGACCACTCGCTGGCCGTCGAGTGCGGTGGTTTCGACCCGCAGGCCTTCGAAAAGAACCGCGCCATCGAAGACCGCCGCAACGAAGACCGCTTCCATTTCATCAACTGGACCAAGAAGGCGTTCAAGAACGTCGACGTGATCCAGCCGGGCAACGGCATCATGCACCAGATCAACCTGGAGAAGATGTCGCCGGTGATCCACAACGACCGTGGCGTGGCTTACCCGGACACCTGCGTCGGCACCGACAGCCACACCCCGCATGTCGACGCCCTGGGCGTGATCGCTATTGGCGTGGGCGGCCTGGAGGCCGAGAACGTGATGCTCGGCCGTGCCTCATGGATGCGCCTGCCGGAAATCGTCGGCGTCGAGCTGACCGGCAAGCTGGCGCCGAACATCACCGCCACCGACCTGGTGCTGGCCCTGACCGAATTCCTGCGCAAGCAGAAAGTCGTCGGCGCCTACCTGGAGTTCCACGGCGAGGGTGCCCGTGCCCTGACCCTGGGCGACCGTGCCACCATCTCCAACATGGCCCCGGAATATGGCGCTACCGCGGCGATGTTCGCCATCGACCAGCAGACCATCGACTACCTGCGCCTGACCGGTCGCGAAGAACAGCAGGTCAAGCTGGTGGAAACCTATGCCAAGGCCACCGGCCTGTGGGCCGACAGCCTGGGCGGCGCCGTCTACGAGCGCACCCTGAGCTTCGATCTGTCGAGCGTGGTGCGCAACATGGCCGGCCCGTCCAACCCGCATGCCCGCGTCGCCACCAGCGACCTGGCGGCCAAAGGCATCGCCGGTAGCTGGGAAGAAGTGCCGGGGCAAATGCCTGACGGCGCGGTGATCATTGCCGCCATCACCAGCTGCACCAACACCAGCAACCCGCGCAACGTGATTGCCGCAGGCCTGCTGGCGCGCAATGCCAACAAGCTGGGCCTGGTCCGCAAGCCGTGGGTCAAGTCGTCGCTGGCACCTGGCTCCAAGGCCGTGCAGCTGTACCTGGAAGAGGCTGGGCTGGAGAAGGAACTGGAACAGCTCGGCTTTGGCATCGTCGCCTTCGCCTGCACCACCTGCAACGGCATGTCCGGCGCCCTGGACCCGGTGATCCAGCAAGAGATCATCGACCGTGACCTTTACGCCACTGCCGTGCTGTCGGGCAACCGCAACTTCGACGGGCGTATCCACCCGTATGCCAAGCAGGCCTTCCTAGCCTCGCCGCCGCTGGTGGTAGCCTATGCCATTGCCGGTACCATCCGCTTCGACATCGAGAAGGATGTGCTGGGCGTGGTCGATGGCAAGGAAATCCGCCTCAAGGACATCTGGCCCAGCGACGAAGAGATCGACGCCGTGGTGCGTGCCGCGGTCAAGCCGGAGCAGTTCCGCAAGGTGTACATCCCGATGTTCGCCATCGAGGAAGACCGTGGGCCGAAAGTGGCGCCGCTGTACGACTGGCGCCCGATGAGCACCTACATCCGCCGTCCGCCTTACTGGGAAGGGGCCTTGGCCGGCGAACGTACCCTGCGCGGCATGCGCCCGCTGGCGGTGCTGCCGGACAACATCACCACCGACCATCTGTCGCCGTCCAACGCCATCATGCTCGACAGTGCTGCCGGTGAGTACCTGGCGAAGATGGGCCTGCCGGAAGAGGACTTCAACTCCTACGCTACCCACCGTGGCGACCACCTGACCGCCCAGCGCGCCACCTTCGCCAACCCCAAGCTGTTCAACGAAATGGTGCGCAAGGAAGACGGTAGCGTGAAGCAGGGCTCGCTGGCGCGTATCGAGCCGGAAGGCAAGGTCACCCGCATGTGGGAGGCCATCGAGACCTACATGGATCGCAAGCAGCCACTGATCATCGTTGCCGGTGCCGACTACGGCCAGGGTTCGTCCCGTGACTGGGCGGCCAAGGGTGTGCGCCTGGCCGGTGTCGAGGCGATCGTCGCCGAAGGCTTCGAGCGTATTCACCGTACCAACCTGGTGGGCATGGGCGTACTGCCACTGGAGTTCAAGCCGGGCACCGACCGCAAGACGCTCGGCCTGGACGGCAGCGAGACCTATGACGTGCTGGGCGCGCGTACGCCGCGGGCCACGCTGACCCTGGTGGTTACCCGTGCCAACGGCGAGCGCCTGGAGGTACCGGTGACCTGCCGCCTGGACACCGCCGAGGAAGTGTCGATCTACGAGGCCGGCGGGGTGCTGCAGCGCTTTGCCCAGGACTTCCTCGAAGCGACCGCCTAA
- the prpF gene encoding 2-methylaconitate cis-trans isomerase PrpF, with protein sequence MAHVPQVKIPATYIRGGTSKGVFFRLQDLPEQAQIPGPARDALLLRVIGSPDPYGKQIDGMGGATSSTSKTVILSQSIKPEHDVDYLFGQVSIDKAFVDWSGNCGNLSAAVGSFAISSGLVDPARIPRNGIATVRIWQANIGKTIIAHVPITEGEVQETGDFELDGVTFPAAEVQLEFLDPAADEDGDGGAMFPTGNLVDDLEVPGVGTFKATLINAGIPTIFVNAADIGYTGTELQDAINGDPQALLRFETIRAYGAVRMGLIDNVDQAAGRQHTPKVAFVAPPNTYTASSGKAVQAGDIDLLVRALSMGKLHHAMMGTAAVAIGTAAAIPGTLVNLAAGGGERSAVRFGHPSGTLRVGAEARQVNGEWTVTKAIMSRSARVLMEGWVRVPGDSF encoded by the coding sequence ATGGCTCATGTACCGCAAGTGAAAATCCCCGCCACCTACATCCGTGGCGGCACCAGCAAAGGCGTGTTCTTCCGCCTGCAAGACCTGCCCGAGCAGGCGCAAATCCCCGGCCCGGCCCGCGATGCACTGCTGCTGCGGGTGATCGGTAGCCCCGACCCGTACGGCAAGCAGATCGACGGCATGGGCGGCGCCACTTCGAGCACCAGCAAGACCGTGATCCTGTCGCAAAGCATCAAGCCTGAACACGATGTCGACTACCTGTTCGGCCAGGTCAGCATCGACAAGGCCTTCGTCGACTGGAGCGGCAACTGCGGCAACCTTTCCGCCGCGGTCGGTTCGTTCGCCATCAGCAGCGGCCTGGTCGACCCCGCACGCATTCCGCGCAACGGCATCGCCACCGTGCGCATCTGGCAGGCCAACATTGGCAAGACCATCATCGCCCATGTGCCGATCACCGAAGGTGAAGTGCAGGAAACCGGCGACTTCGAGCTGGACGGGGTAACCTTCCCGGCCGCCGAGGTGCAACTGGAGTTCCTCGACCCGGCGGCCGACGAAGATGGCGACGGCGGGGCTATGTTCCCCACCGGCAACCTGGTCGATGACCTCGAAGTGCCGGGTGTCGGTACCTTCAAGGCGACCCTGATCAATGCCGGTATCCCGACCATTTTCGTCAATGCGGCGGATATCGGCTACACCGGTACCGAACTGCAGGACGCCATCAACGGCGACCCGCAGGCGCTGCTGCGCTTCGAGACGATTCGCGCCTACGGCGCCGTGCGCATGGGGCTGATCGACAACGTCGACCAGGCTGCCGGGCGTCAGCACACGCCGAAAGTGGCTTTCGTCGCGCCACCGAACACCTACACTGCGTCCAGTGGCAAAGCGGTGCAGGCGGGTGATATCGACCTGCTGGTACGGGCCTTGTCGATGGGCAAGCTGCACCATGCAATGATGGGTACGGCCGCGGTGGCCATCGGCACCGCGGCAGCCATTCCCGGCACGCTGGTCAACCTCGCAGCTGGCGGAGGCGAGCGCAGCGCCGTGCGTTTCGGCCACCCCTCGGGCACCCTGCGGGTGGGGGCCGAGGCACGTCAGGTGAATGGTGAGTGGACAGTGACCAAGGCAATCATGAGCCGCAGTGCTCGCGTGCTGATGGAAGGCTGGGTTCGCGTGCCTGGCGATAGCTTCTAA
- the prpD gene encoding 2-methylcitrate dehydratase yields the protein MSANVDFNARPDYDRVLQTLADYALTYRVESAEALDTARNCLMDTLGCGLLALRFPECTKLLGPQVEGTVVPNGARVPGTAYRLDPVKAAWDIGCTVRWLDYNDTWLAAEWAHPSDNLGGILAVADHLSQKRVAGGEAPLLMRDVLEAMVMAHEIQGVLALENAFNRVGLDHVILVKVASTAVCARLMGANREQMLSALSHAFVDGQALRTYRHAPNAGSRKSWAAGDASSRGVRLADIALRGEMGVPGVLTAPQWGFYDVLFSHTNKDLALKPSEQQALQVPQALGSYVMENVLFKVSFPAEFHAQTACEAAVTLHPLVRNRLHEIDRIVITTQESAIRIISKSGPLANAADRDHCLQYMVAVPLIFGHLVAEHYEDAFHANHPSIDRLREKMEVVEDPRFSREYLEPDKRSIANALQVFFKDGSNTEQVVVEYPIGHRRRRGEGIPLLEAKFRDNLATRFARQRCGEILEVCKDQQKLEQMAVHRFVDLFVI from the coding sequence ATGAGCGCCAACGTAGACTTCAACGCCCGCCCGGACTATGACCGGGTGCTGCAAACCCTCGCCGATTACGCCCTCACGTACCGGGTCGAATCCGCCGAAGCCCTGGACACCGCGCGCAACTGCCTGATGGATACCCTCGGCTGCGGCCTGCTGGCCTTGCGCTTTCCCGAATGCACCAAACTCCTCGGCCCTCAGGTAGAAGGCACCGTGGTGCCCAACGGCGCGCGCGTCCCCGGCACCGCCTACCGCCTCGACCCGGTCAAGGCCGCCTGGGACATCGGCTGCACCGTGCGCTGGCTGGACTACAACGACACTTGGCTGGCGGCCGAATGGGCCCACCCTTCGGACAACCTCGGTGGTATCCTGGCCGTTGCCGATCACCTGTCGCAGAAACGCGTGGCTGGTGGTGAGGCGCCGTTGCTCATGCGTGACGTGCTCGAAGCCATGGTCATGGCCCATGAGATCCAGGGTGTGCTGGCACTGGAAAACGCCTTCAACCGTGTTGGCCTCGATCACGTGATACTGGTCAAGGTAGCCTCCACGGCCGTGTGTGCCAGGCTGATGGGGGCCAACCGCGAGCAGATGCTGTCAGCCTTGTCCCACGCCTTCGTCGATGGCCAGGCGCTGCGCACCTACCGCCACGCGCCCAACGCCGGTTCGCGCAAGTCGTGGGCCGCTGGCGATGCTTCCAGCCGTGGCGTGCGCCTGGCCGATATCGCCCTGCGTGGCGAGATGGGCGTGCCGGGCGTGCTCACGGCGCCGCAGTGGGGCTTCTACGACGTGCTGTTCAGCCACACCAACAAGGACCTGGCACTCAAGCCTTCCGAGCAGCAAGCGTTGCAGGTGCCGCAAGCCTTGGGTAGCTACGTGATGGAAAACGTGCTGTTCAAGGTGAGTTTCCCGGCCGAGTTCCACGCTCAGACCGCCTGCGAGGCGGCGGTAACCCTGCATCCACTGGTGCGTAACCGCCTGCACGAAATCGACCGTATCGTCATCACCACCCAGGAGTCGGCGATCCGCATCATTTCCAAGAGCGGCCCGCTGGCCAATGCCGCCGACCGCGACCACTGCCTGCAGTACATGGTGGCGGTGCCGCTGATTTTCGGTCACCTGGTGGCCGAGCACTATGAAGACGCCTTCCATGCCAACCACCCAAGCATCGACCGCCTGCGCGAGAAGATGGAGGTGGTGGAGGACCCGCGCTTCAGCCGTGAGTACCTGGAGCCGGACAAGCGCTCGATCGCCAATGCGCTGCAGGTGTTCTTCAAGGACGGCAGCAATACTGAGCAGGTGGTGGTGGAATACCCGATCGGGCATCGCCGGCGGCGAGGGGAGGGCATACCGTTGCTGGAGGCCAAGTTCAGGGACAACCTGGCGACGCGCTTTGCACGGCAGCGGTGTGGGGAGATTCTTGAGGTGTGCAAGGACCAGCAGAAGCTGGAACAGATGGCGGTGCACAGGTTTGTGGATTTGTTTGTGATCTGA